In Zingiber officinale cultivar Zhangliang chromosome 9B, Zo_v1.1, whole genome shotgun sequence, the genomic window CCTACTCCGCCCACGATCAAACCTACTCCAAATCCAATGCGAACCAATCGCGTTGGCGACGAGAAACCCCGAACAACGGCCAATCACTCCCTCTTCGATCAAAGATAATTTCCGGAACGATTCTGCACGCAAAACATCAACTTTAACACAAGCATAGAAAACACCATATCGATCAAAAGGAGAAAAAACAATAATCAATTACGAACCAATCTGGCGAACCTTAAAAAAGCGTTTGAGGAATCGGGGATGCGATCGGGATTTGGAGACGGTATCCACGATGATGCGGATGAAGAAGCCTTCGGGAAGACGAAGAGTTCGCTAGCGATCGATTAGGGATTTGTGACAAGATCTTAACTTTTCTCTCCGcccttctttctttctctctctctctctctcgttctGTTTCCTGGTTTCCCTCCAACTCCTCGCTGTGGATttattagattttgaaatattcGTAATTGTAGTTACGAAATACTTGCAGATGATCTTCAAGTACCGGACATCGTATACCCGTCAAGATACCAGGCTGATGATTCACTAAGCTTGTGGGCTCCGGATTTCCCAACCCACTGCTTCAGGCAGATAACTGAAGGTTTCGAAAGCTGGGTTTTCTCAGTCTGACCTACATTTCATACCTGCCACGCTATTGGATTTTACTCTGGGGCCCAGAATACAATAAATGCTCGTTAGAATGATCTCTTGGATCAATCTCGATTCTCGAGTGCCTCCTATTAAAAAgtaattagtttaattaattaagcaACCAACCAACTTATTCTTAATAATCTGGATTTTGTCGATGATTAACATATctaatcattattattattatacgaactattatgacttttttaaaataaataagggTTGAAAAGTAAACTGAAGATAATAAAAGGTAATTAAAAATCCACGAATTAAAGGCAAATACAATGGatatagaaataaatatataCGGGCAAAATAAAGTTAATGCTTGATCtgcaaatatatataaaattatataaaaaatttctttttatgttgctaaattagtatTAATCCGTTTTTTATCTATTAACTTTTTTAAATTAGTAATCTCGTATCATTACGGCTCACCGCCCTAGACTTTACAGTGGGTAGTTGACACCTGTCAATTTCCTACTGGCCTAATTCTGACcgtattacattttttttttttttgccctcctcccctctcctctcctttcccttTCTAGGGTTAGGTTTAGGCCGAGGTTGCTCTTCTCGTTTTCGGTTACCGAATGCGAAATTGACGCCTTGCGGTCCGAGATGGCATCGGAGGCGGCTTCCGCCGTCCCTCCTTCCCTCGTGCAGGAGAGCTTTGCGGAGCTGGAGAAGCAGCGGGAGCTCATCACCTGCTGCACTCAGCTATGGAAGGAGCTCTCCGACCACTTCTCCACCCTTGAGCGCGGGCTGGAGATGAAGTCCAAGGTACTCCGGTGCAAGCGCCAGGAGCACGACGCCTCCACCCGCCGGACCCTCGGCGTCCTTCGCCGCCGCGAACTCACCATCGATGCCTCAGTGGAAGTCGCCCTCTCCAAGCTCGACGCTGTGCAGGCGGTCCAGGTCGTCTCTTCTGCAGCAGAGGGCGACGATCTTGATATGACCTCAAAGCTGCGATCTTTCTGCACTAAAGTGGATTTCCTTGGGTTCTTCGATCTTGTAGTTGCGAAAAAGAAGGAGGTGGAGTTGATTCGATCAGAACTCCCAGTGGCCCTCGCGGACTGTATTGATCCGGCCAAATTCGTGATTGACGCGATATCCGGGGTCTTCCCTGTCGACAAAAGGCCAGTGAAGTCGCCTAATGATCTTGGTTGGGCCTGTGTGCTAGTATTGGAGTCGCTGGCGCCGATCCTGGCGGATCCTGAACTAAGGCTGGCGAGGCCACTAGTAACTCGAACCATAAGGGAGCAAGCTCAGAACATGGCAAAGGAGTGGAAACATAGTCTGGAGCTGCGCGGAGGAATTGAGAGCGTGAAGCCATCAGATGCGCACACGTTTCTACAACTTGTGGTGACTTTCGGGATCATAGAGAAGGATGACAAGGAGTTGTATCGGAGGCTTGTTGTAACTTTTGCTTGGCGAAGGCAAATGCCCAAGCTGGCTATTTCATTAGGGCTCGAGGATAA contains:
- the LOC122023867 gene encoding FRIGIDA-like protein 4a, with product MASEAASAVPPSLVQESFAELEKQRELITCCTQLWKELSDHFSTLERGLEMKSKVLRCKRQEHDASTRRTLGVLRRRELTIDASVEVALSKLDAVQAVQVVSSAAEGDDLDMTSKLRSFCTKVDFLGFFDLVVAKKKEVELIRSELPVALADCIDPAKFVIDAISGVFPVDKRPVKSPNDLGWACVLVLESLAPILADPELRLARPLVTRTIREQAQNMAKEWKHSLELRGGIESVKPSDAHTFLQLVVTFGIIEKDDKELYRRLVVTFAWRRQMPKLAISLGLEDKIEDIIEELISNGHQLDAINFAHEAGLQEKFPPVQLLKSFLEDSKIATSTAQESNNTGQIANATSRKEQSVIRAAIKCIQEHKLETEFPLASLQKRFEHLEKAKVEKKKASSSGGLANDRPNSPANKRTRANSGGPMPPAKAGRLMNNAYVSSFPAPPTFVRSPPVHSACPATSPYPYDSPPGHAIYGSRSPPAIRDAYGYPTEVSPAPHAASYLSPPMSYPPYGNYNSGFGGYHNVLAPAYQPAYYR